One segment of Polyangiaceae bacterium DNA contains the following:
- a CDS encoding serine/threonine-protein kinase, giving the protein MDLPLSIGRYLLYEEIAAGGMATVHVGRLIGPAGFSRTVAIKRLHPMFAKDPEFVSMFLDEARLAARIRHANVVSTLDVVARDGELYLVMDYVRGSSLAALFRLAKSRKEWLPVNVACTIVHQALLGLDAAHGATDNHGRPLAIVHRDVSPQNILVGVDGQARVADFGVAKAASRAATTEEGKIKGKLAYMAPEQLLRQKIDRRTDVFAAGVVLWEALCGTRLFASDDPAAAVATILSGKVDPPSRLCEHVSKDLDEVVLKALAADAGQRFDTAQEMALAIQKATSLAPTLEVGAWVEDVAKESLARQATVVTQMESDPGIAVHVDGDAISPSEPSTDSEATRIDDRPRPDHKRRTPGLLLLPLGLVALGGVAVWQLRSSAHSEPGAITTEVREPGTTAVGIAPSTPPPPESPLAPAPEHSTPPPATSALPKAAARAHVVSSAPPRSTTNSASAASTATPSAKAPDSECSVPYIIGPDGVKRFNRKCFQ; this is encoded by the coding sequence ATGGACCTGCCCCTATCCATCGGCCGCTACCTTCTCTACGAAGAGATCGCAGCAGGTGGCATGGCAACGGTGCACGTCGGACGGCTGATCGGGCCGGCCGGGTTTTCGCGCACGGTCGCGATCAAGCGACTACACCCCATGTTCGCGAAGGACCCCGAGTTCGTCTCCATGTTCTTGGACGAGGCGCGGCTCGCTGCTCGCATCCGCCACGCGAACGTGGTCTCGACGCTGGACGTAGTAGCGCGTGACGGCGAACTCTATCTGGTCATGGACTACGTTCGGGGGAGTTCCTTGGCAGCGCTCTTTCGGCTCGCCAAGTCGCGCAAGGAATGGCTGCCAGTGAACGTAGCCTGCACCATCGTGCACCAGGCATTGCTGGGGCTGGATGCTGCCCACGGCGCAACGGACAACCATGGGCGACCCCTCGCAATCGTCCATCGCGACGTCTCTCCCCAGAACATCTTGGTCGGTGTCGATGGGCAAGCGCGAGTTGCGGACTTCGGCGTAGCCAAGGCTGCATCGCGCGCCGCTACGACCGAGGAGGGCAAGATCAAGGGCAAGCTCGCGTACATGGCGCCCGAGCAGCTCTTGCGTCAGAAAATCGACCGGCGCACCGACGTCTTCGCCGCCGGCGTCGTACTGTGGGAGGCGCTGTGTGGCACACGGCTCTTCGCTAGTGACGACCCAGCCGCGGCGGTTGCAACGATTCTGAGTGGCAAGGTCGATCCGCCAAGCAGGCTCTGTGAGCACGTCTCGAAGGATCTGGATGAGGTCGTGCTGAAGGCCTTGGCGGCAGATGCGGGACAGCGTTTCGACACCGCGCAGGAGATGGCACTCGCCATTCAAAAAGCGACGAGCTTGGCACCGACCCTCGAAGTCGGTGCCTGGGTCGAGGATGTCGCGAAGGAGTCCCTCGCCCGGCAGGCAACCGTGGTGACGCAGATGGAGAGCGATCCGGGCATTGCCGTTCACGTGGATGGGGATGCGATCTCTCCTTCCGAGCCGAGCACGGACTCGGAGGCGACGCGGATCGATGACAGACCACGCCCGGACCACAAGCGCAGGACGCCAGGGCTGCTTCTGCTGCCGCTTGGCCTCGTAGCCTTGGGCGGCGTGGCCGTATGGCAACTGCGAAGCAGCGCACACTCTGAGCCTGGCGCGATCACGACCGAGGTTCGAGAGCCCGGAACGACGGCGGTCGGGATCGCTCCTTCCACTCCGCCTCCCCCGGAATCGCCGTTGGCACCCGCGCCCGAGCATTCGACCCCGCCCCCGGCCACGAGTGCTTTGCCCAAAGCAGCCGCGCGAGCCCATGTGGTGAGCAGCGCCCCGCCGCGGTCGACCACGAACAGCGCCAGCGCGGCAAGTACCGCCACGCCGAGCGCGAAGGCGCCCGATTCGGAGTGTAGCGTTCCCTACATCATTGGCCCGGACGGCGTAAAACGCTTCAATCGCAAATGCTTCCAATGA
- a CDS encoding helix-turn-helix transcriptional regulator, producing the protein MPETDDKLLLVLGVLLSQDSHGYGLIALLESPAAPIRIGRANAYKLLRKLEQRGWARAKQEKGERGGGRHTYRATAAGRKAFERMLRERLGTSRETEVADAVSLDFSSMLTEAAVTAQLEARLASLKERCNSMDRFTKDERRAHLGLDLRIHLLNQERSWLEQTIKRRKGRK; encoded by the coding sequence ATGCCGGAAACCGACGACAAACTGCTGCTGGTTCTGGGCGTATTGCTGAGCCAAGACAGCCACGGCTACGGCCTGATCGCGCTCCTGGAGTCTCCCGCCGCGCCCATTCGCATCGGCCGGGCGAATGCCTACAAGCTGCTCAGAAAGCTCGAGCAGCGTGGATGGGCTCGCGCCAAGCAAGAGAAGGGGGAGCGGGGCGGAGGCAGACACACGTACCGGGCAACTGCGGCCGGGCGCAAGGCATTCGAGCGGATGTTGAGGGAGCGCTTGGGCACCAGTCGGGAGACGGAAGTCGCGGATGCAGTCTCCTTGGACTTCTCATCGATGCTCACCGAGGCAGCGGTGACGGCGCAGCTCGAAGCGCGCCTGGCGTCTCTAAAAGAGCGCTGCAACAGCATGGACCGCTTCACAAAGGACGAGCGACGCGCGCACCTGGGTCTGGATCTGCGCATTCACCTGCTGAACCAAGAGCGATCGTGGCTGGAACAAACCATCAAACGCCGCAAAGGCAGAAAGTGA
- a CDS encoding DUF4386 domain-containing protein, with amino-acid sequence MQAGRPQSHARIAGAAYLLVIVIGILNGFLIDLRLIVASDDAATAHNILAQPMLFRAGMAATLVLYALVIVLAWALYELLKVVEPGWLASGCCSALPKRSWASRPS; translated from the coding sequence ATGCAAGCCGGACGTCCGCAATCCCACGCGCGAATCGCGGGCGCGGCGTATCTGCTCGTCATCGTGATCGGGATACTCAATGGCTTCCTGATCGACTTACGCCTGATCGTCGCGAGCGATGACGCGGCCACGGCGCACAACATCCTGGCGCAGCCGATGCTCTTCCGCGCCGGGATGGCTGCCACTCTCGTGCTGTACGCACTCGTGATCGTGTTGGCCTGGGCGCTCTACGAACTGCTGAAGGTGGTCGAGCCAGGCTGGCTCGCCTCGGGCTGCTGTTCCGCGTTGCCGAAGCGGTCGTGGGCATCGCGACCATCCTGA